A region from the Catellatospora sp. TT07R-123 genome encodes:
- a CDS encoding helix-turn-helix domain-containing protein, protein MRVTDPQAIRALAHPLRLDLLQLLGATGPATAAQCGRVLGVPQANCSFHLRQLAKYGFVEEAGAGEDRRERQWRVAARQPTMRIDSGTDHLLRQQLEGTVVDRETAAIRAYVDREHDEDPAWRAGLGMTSGIAALTAEEAADLKAKWTALLAPYLQRSADTPPDQRHVRFFFAATPMGEPR, encoded by the coding sequence ATGCGCGTCACCGATCCTCAGGCAATCAGGGCCCTGGCCCATCCCCTACGGCTGGACCTGCTGCAACTGCTCGGCGCGACCGGTCCCGCCACGGCCGCGCAGTGCGGGCGGGTGCTCGGCGTCCCGCAGGCGAACTGCTCCTTCCACCTGCGGCAACTGGCGAAATACGGGTTCGTCGAGGAAGCCGGAGCAGGCGAGGACCGCCGCGAACGCCAATGGCGGGTCGCGGCCCGGCAGCCCACGATGCGGATCGACTCCGGCACCGACCACCTGTTGCGCCAGCAGCTCGAAGGCACCGTCGTCGACCGGGAGACCGCGGCGATCCGTGCCTACGTCGACCGCGAGCACGACGAGGACCCGGCCTGGCGGGCCGGGCTCGGCATGACGTCCGGCATCGCGGCGCTGACCGCCGAAGAGGCAGCCGACCTCAAAGCCAAGTGGACCGCACTGCTCGCACCGTACCTCCAGCGCAGCGCCGACACGCCGCCGGATCAGCGGCACGTCCGATTCTTCTTCGCCGCCACCCCCATGGGAGAACCCCGATGA
- a CDS encoding Pycsar system effector family protein, whose product MDESVRDLAWRLHAVQEASVARVDVKASIMLALEGLLLVAAATGQQWVRNAERGAWAQSLGLVGVAVLTVAMLLAGAAVLPLVGSARRARAERADNAIYFGHVRHWAEADLAARLRDLDENGQVAMLTRQIVVVSRLSWHKHRLLQGSVILTLSSLVMLVIGFVAV is encoded by the coding sequence ATGGATGAATCGGTACGGGATCTGGCCTGGCGGCTGCATGCGGTGCAGGAGGCCTCGGTCGCCCGGGTGGACGTGAAGGCGTCGATCATGCTCGCGCTGGAGGGGCTGCTGCTGGTGGCCGCGGCGACCGGCCAGCAGTGGGTGCGCAACGCCGAACGGGGCGCCTGGGCGCAGTCCCTGGGCCTGGTCGGGGTGGCCGTGCTCACGGTGGCGATGCTGCTGGCCGGGGCGGCGGTGCTGCCGCTGGTCGGTTCGGCGCGGCGCGCCAGGGCTGAGCGCGCCGACAACGCCATCTATTTCGGACACGTCCGGCACTGGGCTGAGGCCGACCTGGCGGCCCGGCTGCGGGACCTCGACGAGAACGGCCAGGTGGCCATGCTGACCCGGCAGATCGTCGTGGTGAGCCGGCTGAGCTGGCACAAGCACCGGCTGCTCCAGGGCTCGGTGATCCTCACGCTGTCGAGCCTGGTCATGCTGGTCATCGGATTCGTCGCCGTCTAA
- a CDS encoding MBL fold metallo-hydrolase has protein sequence MTQTTGSLDVRWNHGTPRRARTTEPGIQVHRYDDRTAILRQSKTVSYEAPFMYLLIGDRRALLLDTGATADPELFPLRATVDDLLAQATGDPAYPLVVAHSHGHGDHVAADPQFTDRPNTTVVGRDADSVREFFGLADASPLDAAAFDLGERELTILSSPGHHRAAITVHDHRTGFLLTGDTVLPGRLYAFDYPAFLATLDRLAAYAEQHHVTHVLGCHVEMSAEPGRDFPLGAAYQPGERAPQMTVDQLRAVRDAAHAVAGKRGAHRFDDFIIVNEPRRRDMIRLLARGLAHKAIGR, from the coding sequence ATGACCCAGACCACCGGCAGTCTCGACGTCCGCTGGAACCACGGCACGCCGCGCCGGGCACGCACCACCGAGCCCGGCATCCAGGTCCACCGGTACGACGACCGCACCGCGATCCTGCGGCAGAGCAAGACGGTCAGCTACGAGGCACCGTTCATGTACCTGCTCATCGGCGACCGGCGCGCGCTGCTGCTCGACACCGGCGCCACGGCCGACCCGGAGCTGTTCCCGCTGCGGGCCACCGTCGACGACCTGCTCGCCCAGGCCACCGGTGACCCGGCATACCCGCTGGTGGTCGCGCACTCGCACGGCCACGGTGACCACGTGGCCGCCGATCCGCAGTTCACCGACCGGCCGAACACGACCGTCGTCGGCCGCGACGCCGACAGCGTCCGGGAGTTCTTCGGGCTGGCCGACGCCTCGCCGCTCGACGCCGCCGCTTTCGACCTGGGCGAGCGCGAGCTCACGATCCTGTCGTCCCCGGGTCACCACCGAGCCGCGATCACCGTCCACGACCATCGCACCGGCTTCCTGCTCACCGGGGACACGGTGCTGCCCGGACGGCTCTACGCCTTCGACTACCCCGCTTTCCTGGCCACCCTCGACCGGCTGGCCGCCTACGCCGAACAGCATCACGTCACGCACGTCCTCGGCTGCCACGTGGAGATGTCCGCCGAGCCCGGACGCGACTTCCCGCTCGGCGCCGCCTACCAGCCGGGCGAGCGCGCACCGCAGATGACGGTCGACCAGCTCAGGGCCGTCCGGGACGCGGCGCACGCGGTTGCCGGGAAGCGTGGCGCGCACCGGTTCGACGACTTCATCATCGTCAACGAACCCCGCAGACGCGACATGATCAGGCTGCTGGCGCGAGGGCTCGCCCACAAGGCGATCGGACGGTAG
- the mraY gene encoding phospho-N-acetylmuramoyl-pentapeptide-transferase: MRAVIVAAAVAFIISLCGTPVAVRVFTALKAGQPIRSLGLASSQGKKATPTMGGVAFIVATVLAYVAGHIALMTLPERQIAQEGPTMTALVLLGLFVFCGGVGFLDDMLKVRRRSSDGLSAKGKLLGQAIVGGGFGIAALYVASTNGQTVASEHISLIRDISWLDVGKVGTVIMFVFVITAMSNGVNLTDGLDGLATGASALVFGAYALIGFWQYRHWCADDAYVRVNDYCYQVRDPLEIAMIAAAAAGACVGFLWWNTSPARIYMGDVGSLGLGALIGGLAVATRTTLLSVLIGGLFVIIATTWVIQIVSFRTTGRRVFRMVPLHHHFDLAGWSEVNIVVRFWTVAGVCVAAGLGLFYSDFLAAAT, encoded by the coding sequence GTGAGGGCAGTCATCGTCGCGGCCGCGGTCGCGTTCATCATCTCCCTGTGCGGCACCCCGGTCGCGGTCCGCGTCTTCACCGCGCTCAAGGCCGGCCAGCCGATCCGATCCCTCGGGCTCGCCAGCAGCCAGGGCAAGAAGGCCACGCCGACGATGGGCGGCGTCGCCTTCATCGTGGCGACCGTCCTCGCCTACGTGGCCGGGCACATCGCCCTGATGACCCTGCCCGAACGGCAGATCGCGCAGGAGGGCCCGACCATGACGGCCCTGGTCCTGCTCGGGCTGTTCGTCTTCTGCGGCGGGGTCGGCTTCCTCGACGACATGCTCAAGGTGCGCAGGCGCAGCTCGGACGGCCTGTCCGCGAAAGGCAAGCTGCTCGGCCAGGCGATCGTCGGCGGCGGGTTCGGCATCGCCGCGCTCTATGTGGCCAGCACCAACGGCCAGACCGTGGCCAGCGAGCACATCTCGCTCATCCGCGACATCAGCTGGCTGGACGTCGGCAAGGTCGGCACGGTGATCATGTTCGTCTTCGTGATCACTGCGATGTCGAACGGCGTGAACCTCACCGACGGCCTCGACGGCCTGGCTACCGGCGCGTCGGCCCTGGTGTTCGGCGCATACGCGCTGATCGGCTTCTGGCAGTACCGGCACTGGTGCGCCGACGACGCGTACGTCCGCGTGAACGACTACTGCTACCAGGTCCGGGATCCCCTGGAGATCGCCATGATCGCGGCGGCGGCCGCCGGTGCCTGCGTGGGCTTCCTATGGTGGAACACGTCCCCGGCGCGGATCTACATGGGTGACGTGGGCTCGCTCGGGCTCGGCGCCCTGATCGGCGGTCTCGCGGTGGCAACCCGCACCACGCTGCTGTCGGTCCTGATCGGCGGGCTCTTCGTCATCATCGCGACCACCTGGGTGATCCAGATCGTCTCGTTCCGGACCACCGGTAGACGTGTCTTCCGAATGGTGCCGCTGCACCACCACTTCGACCTGGCCGGGTGGAGCGAGGTCAACATCGTGGTTCGGTTCTGGACCGTGGCCGGCGTCTGCGTGGCGGCGGGCCTGGGCCTGTTCTACTCGGACTTCCTGGCGGCCGCGACATGA
- a CDS encoding Crp/Fnr family transcriptional regulator, with the protein MSVVSAAAVPWPAASFLGSLSDRDRQELLSAGVRRAIPPERRLLTEGEQSRHVELIERGFVKVTAIAADLTETVLAIRGPGDIVGELAAVSGNRRAATVTTCGRVVSVVVRRPAFEAFLAAHPAAAAQLTRVVGDRLLWANQRRADFASCPTKVRVARVLTDLIPVCGRPGPGGGLMVGLTQPELASMIGGKESAVHKALRELRAAGVIATGYGQIAVLDPHGLADLRDLTEAGFSPDR; encoded by the coding sequence ATGAGCGTGGTGAGCGCGGCAGCAGTGCCGTGGCCGGCGGCGAGCTTCCTCGGCTCGCTCAGCGACCGCGACCGCCAGGAGCTGCTCAGCGCCGGTGTCCGGCGGGCGATCCCACCGGAACGCCGCCTGCTCACCGAGGGCGAGCAGAGCCGCCACGTCGAGCTCATCGAACGCGGCTTCGTCAAGGTCACCGCGATCGCGGCCGACCTCACCGAGACGGTCCTGGCCATCAGAGGGCCCGGCGACATCGTCGGTGAGCTCGCCGCGGTCAGCGGCAACCGGCGCGCGGCCACCGTGACCACCTGCGGCCGGGTCGTGTCAGTGGTGGTGCGGCGGCCGGCTTTCGAGGCGTTCCTGGCCGCGCACCCGGCGGCGGCGGCTCAGCTGACCCGCGTGGTGGGAGACAGGCTGCTGTGGGCCAACCAGCGCCGGGCCGACTTCGCGAGCTGTCCCACCAAGGTCCGGGTCGCGCGCGTGCTGACCGACCTGATCCCGGTCTGCGGCAGGCCGGGCCCCGGCGGCGGCCTCATGGTCGGCCTCACCCAACCCGAGCTGGCCTCGATGATCGGGGGCAAGGAGTCCGCGGTCCACAAGGCACTGCGGGAGCTGCGCGCCGCGGGCGTGATCGCGACCGGGTATGGCCAGATCGCCGTCCTCGATCCGCATGGGCTCGCCGACCTGCGAGATCTCACAGAAGCCGGATTTTCACCGGATCGCTGA
- a CDS encoding DUF5615 family PIN-like protein has protein sequence MHRIPLILALSLAAGLLPFVPPLTPAAEAAVGVSADRSVPVRSGTVQLPPSGTLADAFKPSPVAWPKAGKSVIRMDLAADGRSRTRGAGAPGGLPVTVTAVDHAPDALSSRPASGLRTAADQPAAVQVEVLGKQQADAVGAALLMRVSRTDGGTGGAVRLGLDYSSFAHAYGADWAWRLRLSQVPQCALSTPPVAACGVATPLASVNDGKAGQVSAEIALGQPVQETAAGALAAGAQNADAAGVVVAMSAGATSEVGNFTKSDLKQSSSWSAGGSAGNFNYSYPIEVPPVPGGLAPQVALTYSSGAVDGQTAGGNTQPSVIGEGWAYSPGFIERAYRPCAQDGDDTDGGYSPLFPSLNHGDLCWRRNNAAIMLNGKSSDIVWGDDGTWRLKDGDGEKVELLHGASGSNQDLDDNEYWKVTTRDGTQYFFGLHTMRSGNGTGSVQWVPVFANHTGEPCQNTTGVASSSRCSQQAMRWMLDYVLDRNNNEMTLFYTSDSNKTALNGSANTTQNYRRDIQLARIEYGTNKVHDAATVKARAQVAFTYSDRCVTASCSTHDEANWPDTPWDLDCTAAPCSNNMVPSFWSTKRLTKIETQVLSGGVYATVDEWALEHSFPSTGTSLSPVLWLNKITHTGKVGGTATLPSLQFPAITSGGGRSQNRADYDPGASMASHMKYRIVQIKTETGKQIDVTYSGDDANNNGDGTDCVFGGTLTFPNPDVNAHRCFPQLYTNPSGSTAWTWWHKRVVTQVVESDLVGGSPPVTTTYAYSTASSNTKVLWAHDDGAAMFSTSNGRSWGNWRGYTDVTVTTGPAAGTRSQTSYLYFRGLYGDSTDTGTRSVTITDGMGLVWYDLANRTGHQLQETTYDQAGGTAVQRIRTEPWELTTGTRTLTDWTTPAVNYSYITRDQDKIRWEWTGSGWSTRDVVRQTFSTTAATAGRLVDRQQEYAPGNGQDTCIRYTYADAPTANMYSFLSREQTVKKLCSVTPTIPADLLSDTRNYYDNGSWGAAPSRGNVTKTDAYGDTGWITTSQNLEYDDFGQLTSAKDALGRQTTTTYAPNGDGLTQTVTATNGAGYSTITSLNVHRGLPATVTDANGKVTTGTYDPLGRLTSVTKPGNASGLPDVAYTYSITGCPNPPTVCSPSWVRTDTLGPNDNQISSYEIYDGLLRIRQVQTTAPDSKRVVNDTTYDQRGLAAKTSAFYNNASGPTSTLLAFNDVDVDRQSRFTYDGRGRKLTDELWSLNTLKWKTSTAYQWDRTSVTPPTGGTATQDVYDDRGNVVEKRLYHGATPAGAYDTTTYGYNLRNELTSVSDAAGNDWTYTFDLLGRKTAASDPDTGTTQMSYDNAGQLTTSTDGRGQALTYVYDNLGRKTKLHNGTTTAGPLLASWTYDTVDLGQLTSSTRYDGSLAYVVTVSSYDDGYRPESVKVTVPVSTPNGALAADYTTVSTYTNSGAVKTITPPLAGGLPAETITTTYTNQGLRTTVKSGIADYISSLTYRWDGAVKETVNGTAGKQVRRTNTWDAPTPRLTVNQIDTENQATPGTWVDRYTTSYGYDDSGNVTAIAGKTSGITDQVECFNYDYQRRMTKAWTEATWSCTTPQRTGSDPYWREWSFDVVGNRLTQTDKVPSGTNTSWTYTYPTQGTAQPHALDTIVATGPLAGTPSRSFDYDTAGHTSLRQTETGATQNLTWDAEGHLATLTQGGNVTSYLYDADGNRLISRAPTKTVLYLGDTELELPSGGSPLGTRYYEDFAVRNSTGLTWTGADNHGTQQIQINSATLGVTRNRTMPFGEKRGAQGLFVGTKGFVGGTLDDTGLTHLGAREYDAGTGRFISVDPIIDLNDPRQWHGYAYSGSNPATYADPTGLIWSEFYENDRNDRQGLCGDGTVYKCAANYVNNYYYLEEKFSGPPEDPDAFAIISDVVVGFTPYGVLLDIKDAIVCANDISWSCSAAAGLAFIPLIGDLGKQCVRHCDELVDLGEGVLKKTDDAPKVPKACNSFDPDTPVLMADGTTKKIKDVGLGDEVLASDPETGETRAEPVTQLHLNDDTQLTSVMVDDGHGSVSVLETTWEHPFWSVTREHWVPASVLRAGEILSSVGGDVAVQGIRNSIGSKAMHNLTVAEIHTYYVLAGNSPVLVHNTNGCPTGELSDAMRDLLAKRAGFTGGGQRYILDENLSPALAELLRAKGINVRGVKEMGLGGTKDPQLLQLAEQLGAKIITRDRGRQMDGGFGDLSVNVDRRVTTVDGILRILLGR, from the coding sequence GTGCACCGAATTCCGTTGATACTGGCGTTGTCGTTGGCGGCAGGGTTGCTGCCGTTCGTTCCTCCGCTGACTCCTGCGGCCGAGGCTGCCGTCGGTGTGTCGGCGGATCGCTCGGTCCCCGTCCGGTCAGGAACGGTGCAGCTGCCACCGTCTGGCACGCTGGCCGATGCGTTCAAGCCGTCACCGGTGGCGTGGCCGAAGGCGGGTAAGTCGGTCATCAGGATGGATCTGGCCGCGGACGGCCGGTCGCGTACTAGGGGTGCCGGTGCGCCGGGTGGGTTGCCGGTGACGGTCACCGCGGTCGATCACGCCCCCGACGCATTGTCGAGCCGCCCGGCCAGCGGTCTTCGGACCGCAGCTGATCAGCCTGCCGCGGTGCAGGTTGAGGTCCTGGGCAAGCAGCAGGCCGATGCGGTCGGTGCGGCGCTGCTGATGAGGGTGTCGCGTACGGACGGCGGGACCGGCGGTGCGGTTCGGCTGGGTCTGGACTACTCGTCGTTCGCGCATGCTTATGGTGCTGACTGGGCGTGGCGGTTGCGGTTGTCGCAGGTGCCGCAGTGTGCGCTTAGCACGCCGCCGGTCGCGGCGTGCGGTGTGGCGACGCCGCTGGCGTCGGTCAACGACGGCAAGGCCGGCCAGGTCTCGGCTGAGATCGCTCTCGGGCAGCCGGTGCAGGAGACAGCTGCTGGTGCCCTAGCCGCCGGAGCGCAGAACGCGGATGCCGCCGGAGTCGTGGTGGCGATGTCAGCGGGTGCCACGTCGGAAGTCGGCAACTTCACGAAGTCGGACCTGAAGCAGTCGTCGTCGTGGTCGGCGGGCGGCAGCGCGGGCAACTTCAACTACTCCTATCCGATCGAGGTCCCGCCGGTGCCGGGCGGGTTGGCGCCGCAGGTGGCGTTGACTTACAGCTCGGGAGCGGTGGACGGGCAGACTGCAGGCGGGAACACGCAGCCGAGCGTGATCGGCGAGGGCTGGGCGTACTCGCCCGGGTTCATCGAGCGCGCCTACCGCCCGTGTGCGCAGGACGGCGATGACACGGATGGGGGCTACTCGCCGCTGTTCCCGTCGCTGAACCATGGAGACCTGTGCTGGCGCCGTAACAATGCCGCGATCATGCTGAACGGCAAATCGTCGGACATCGTGTGGGGTGACGACGGCACGTGGCGGTTGAAGGACGGCGACGGGGAGAAGGTCGAGCTGCTCCACGGTGCGTCCGGTTCCAACCAGGACCTCGACGACAACGAGTACTGGAAGGTCACCACGCGGGACGGGACGCAGTACTTCTTCGGCCTGCACACGATGCGGTCGGGCAACGGCACGGGTTCGGTGCAGTGGGTGCCGGTGTTCGCCAACCACACCGGCGAACCCTGCCAGAACACGACCGGGGTGGCGTCGTCGTCACGGTGTTCGCAGCAGGCGATGCGGTGGATGCTCGACTACGTCCTGGACCGCAACAACAACGAGATGACGCTGTTCTACACCTCCGACTCCAACAAGACTGCCCTGAACGGCAGTGCGAACACGACGCAGAATTACCGGCGTGACATCCAGTTGGCGCGCATCGAGTACGGCACGAACAAGGTCCACGACGCCGCGACGGTGAAGGCGCGGGCGCAGGTGGCGTTCACCTACAGCGACCGCTGCGTGACCGCGTCGTGCAGCACGCATGACGAGGCGAACTGGCCGGACACGCCATGGGACCTGGACTGCACCGCGGCGCCGTGCTCGAACAACATGGTGCCGAGCTTCTGGTCGACCAAGCGACTGACGAAGATCGAGACGCAAGTGCTGTCCGGCGGCGTGTACGCGACGGTGGACGAGTGGGCGCTGGAGCACAGCTTCCCGTCGACTGGCACGTCGCTGTCGCCGGTGCTGTGGTTGAACAAGATCACCCACACGGGCAAGGTCGGCGGGACCGCGACCCTGCCGTCGCTGCAGTTCCCGGCGATCACCTCCGGCGGCGGCCGGTCGCAGAACCGGGCCGACTACGACCCGGGCGCGAGTATGGCCTCGCACATGAAGTACCGGATCGTGCAGATCAAGACCGAGACCGGCAAGCAGATCGACGTCACGTACTCCGGTGACGACGCGAACAACAACGGTGACGGCACCGACTGCGTCTTCGGCGGCACGCTGACGTTCCCGAACCCGGACGTCAACGCCCACCGCTGCTTCCCGCAGCTGTACACCAACCCATCCGGCAGCACGGCCTGGACCTGGTGGCACAAGCGCGTCGTGACCCAGGTGGTCGAGTCCGACCTGGTGGGCGGCTCCCCGCCGGTCACCACGACCTACGCCTACTCCACGGCATCGTCGAACACGAAGGTGCTGTGGGCCCACGACGACGGCGCGGCGATGTTCAGCACGTCCAACGGCCGGTCGTGGGGCAACTGGCGCGGCTACACGGACGTGACAGTCACGACCGGCCCGGCTGCGGGCACCCGGTCGCAGACGAGCTACCTGTACTTCCGCGGTCTGTACGGCGACTCCACCGACACCGGCACCCGGTCGGTCACCATCACCGACGGCATGGGCCTGGTCTGGTACGACCTGGCGAACCGGACCGGGCACCAGCTCCAGGAGACCACCTACGACCAAGCCGGCGGCACCGCCGTCCAGCGGATCCGCACCGAACCCTGGGAGCTCACCACCGGCACCCGGACCCTCACCGACTGGACGACACCCGCGGTCAACTACTCTTACATCACCCGCGACCAGGACAAGATCCGCTGGGAGTGGACCGGCTCGGGCTGGTCGACCCGCGACGTCGTACGCCAGACGTTCAGCACCACCGCCGCCACCGCAGGCCGACTGGTGGACCGCCAGCAGGAATACGCACCCGGCAACGGCCAGGACACCTGCATCCGATACACCTACGCCGACGCCCCGACCGCGAACATGTACTCGTTCCTGTCCCGGGAACAGACCGTGAAGAAGCTGTGCAGCGTCACGCCGACGATCCCTGCGGACCTGCTGTCGGACACCCGCAACTACTACGACAATGGTTCCTGGGGTGCGGCGCCCAGTCGCGGCAACGTCACCAAGACCGACGCCTACGGCGACACCGGCTGGATCACCACCTCCCAGAACCTCGAGTACGACGACTTCGGCCAGCTGACGTCCGCGAAGGACGCACTGGGGCGCCAGACCACCACCACCTACGCGCCCAACGGCGACGGGCTGACCCAGACCGTCACCGCGACCAACGGCGCCGGGTACTCGACCATCACGAGCCTCAATGTTCACCGCGGTCTCCCGGCGACGGTCACGGACGCCAACGGAAAGGTCACGACGGGCACCTATGACCCGCTGGGACGCCTGACATCGGTCACCAAGCCGGGCAACGCCAGCGGTCTCCCAGACGTCGCCTACACCTACTCCATCACCGGCTGCCCGAACCCGCCGACCGTCTGCAGCCCGAGCTGGGTGCGGACCGACACGCTCGGGCCGAACGACAACCAGATCAGCTCGTACGAGATCTACGACGGACTCCTTCGCATCCGGCAGGTGCAGACCACCGCACCGGACAGCAAGCGGGTCGTCAACGACACCACCTATGACCAGCGCGGCCTGGCAGCAAAGACGTCGGCGTTCTACAACAACGCCAGCGGGCCGACCTCGACTCTGCTCGCGTTCAACGACGTGGACGTGGATCGCCAGTCTCGCTTCACCTACGACGGTCGCGGCCGCAAGCTCACCGACGAGCTGTGGTCGCTCAACACGCTGAAGTGGAAGACCAGCACCGCCTACCAGTGGGACCGCACCTCGGTCACCCCGCCGACTGGCGGCACCGCCACCCAGGACGTCTATGACGATCGCGGCAACGTGGTGGAGAAGCGGCTGTACCACGGAGCCACCCCGGCGGGGGCATACGACACCACCACCTACGGCTACAACCTGCGCAATGAACTGACGTCAGTAAGCGACGCGGCCGGCAACGACTGGACCTACACCTTCGACCTACTCGGTCGCAAAACCGCAGCCAGCGACCCTGACACCGGCACGACGCAGATGAGCTACGACAACGCCGGACAGCTGACCACCAGCACCGACGGCCGCGGCCAGGCCCTGACGTACGTCTACGACAACCTCGGCCGCAAGACCAAGCTGCACAACGGCACCACCACCGCCGGTCCGCTGCTCGCCAGCTGGACCTACGACACCGTCGATCTGGGCCAGCTGACCAGCTCCACCCGCTACGACGGCAGCCTGGCGTATGTCGTGACGGTCAGCTCCTACGACGACGGCTACCGGCCCGAGTCGGTAAAGGTCACCGTTCCCGTCTCGACCCCCAACGGGGCGCTTGCAGCCGACTACACCACGGTCAGCACCTACACCAACAGCGGCGCCGTCAAGACCATCACTCCGCCGCTGGCAGGCGGCCTGCCGGCCGAGACGATCACCACGACCTACACCAATCAGGGGCTGCGTACCACGGTCAAGAGCGGCATCGCCGACTACATCTCGTCGCTGACCTACCGCTGGGACGGCGCCGTCAAGGAGACGGTCAACGGCACCGCCGGCAAGCAGGTCCGCCGCACCAACACCTGGGACGCGCCCACCCCGCGTTTGACGGTCAACCAGATCGACACCGAGAACCAGGCCACGCCCGGTACCTGGGTCGACCGGTACACCACCAGCTACGGCTACGACGACTCCGGCAACGTCACCGCCATCGCCGGGAAGACCAGCGGCATCACCGACCAGGTCGAATGCTTCAACTACGACTACCAGCGCCGCATGACCAAGGCATGGACCGAAGCCACCTGGAGCTGCACCACCCCGCAACGCACCGGCTCCGACCCGTACTGGCGAGAGTGGTCCTTCGACGTCGTCGGCAACCGCCTCACCCAGACCGACAAGGTTCCCAGCGGCACCAACACCAGCTGGACCTACACCTATCCGACGCAGGGCACGGCGCAACCCCACGCGTTGGACACGATCGTCGCCACCGGGCCGCTCGCCGGAACGCCCAGCCGGTCCTTCGACTACGACACTGCCGGGCACACCAGCCTCCGACAGACCGAGACCGGCGCCACCCAGAACCTGACCTGGGATGCCGAAGGGCACCTCGCGACCCTCACCCAGGGCGGCAACGTCACGTCATACCTCTATGACGCAGACGGGAACCGTCTGATCAGCCGGGCTCCCACCAAGACCGTTCTCTATCTCGGGGATACCGAACTAGAACTGCCCAGCGGCGGCTCGCCGCTGGGAACCCGGTACTACGAGGACTTCGCGGTCCGCAACTCCACCGGGCTCACCTGGACCGGCGCCGATAACCACGGAACCCAGCAGATCCAGATCAATTCGGCCACCCTGGGCGTCACCCGCAACCGCACCATGCCCTTCGGCGAGAAACGCGGGGCGCAGGGGCTGTTCGTCGGCACCAAGGGATTCGTCGGCGGGACTCTCGACGACACCGGCCTAACGCACCTCGGTGCCCGTGAGTACGACGCGGGGACCGGTCGCTTCATCTCGGTCGATCCGATCATTGATCTGAACGATCCGCGGCAGTGGCATGGCTACGCGTACTCCGGGAGCAATCCGGCGACGTACGCCGATCCGACCGGGCTGATCTGGTCCGAGTTCTACGAGAACGACCGCAACGACCGTCAAGGATTGTGCGGCGACGGCACCGTATACAAGTGCGCCGCGAACTATGTGAACAACTACTACTACCTTGAGGAGAAATTCAGCGGACCGCCCGAGGATCCAGATGCCTTCGCCATCATCTCGGACGTAGTCGTCGGCTTCACACCGTACGGCGTCCTTCTGGACATCAAGGACGCCATCGTATGCGCCAACGACATCTCGTGGAGCTGCAGCGCTGCGGCGGGCCTCGCGTTCATCCCCCTGATCGGTGACCTCGGCAAGCAGTGCGTCCGGCACTGCGACGAACTAGTCGATCTCGGCGAAGGCGTACTCAAGAAGACCGATGACGCACCCAAGGTGCCGAAGGCCTGTAACAGTTTCGATCCCGACACGCCCGTGTTGATGGCCGATGGCACGACCAAGAAGATCAAAGACGTCGGCCTCGGGGACGAGGTCCTGGCTTCTGACCCCGAAACGGGCGAGACACGTGCCGAACCCGTGACACAGCTGCACCTGAACGACGATACGCAGCTCACCTCCGTTATGGTCGATGATGGACATGGCTCGGTGTCGGTTCTGGAGACGACCTGGGAGCACCCGTTTTGGTCAGTCACGCGGGAGCACTGGGTCCCGGCTAGTGTTCTGCGCGCGGGCGAGATCCTGTCGAGTGTCGGTGGTGATGTTGCGGTTCAGGGAATCCGCAACAGCATCGGCTCCAAGGCCATGCACAATCTCACCGTCGCCGAGATCCACACCTACTACGTCCTCGCGGGTAATTCGCCTGTTCTGGTTCACAACACCAATGGTTGTCCGACAGGCGAATTGTCTGACGCCATGCGGGACTTGCTGGCGAAAAGGGCGGGGTTTACCGGCGGCGGCCAGCGGTACATTCTTGATGAGAATTTGTCGCCTGCGTTGGCCGAACTATTGAGAGCTAAAGGCATTAATGTTCGCGGCGTTAAGGAAATGGGCCTTGGCGGTACCAAGGACCCTCAGCTGCTGCAATTGGCTGAGCAACTGGGTGCTAAGATAATCACGCGCGACAGAGGCCGCCAGATGGACGGTGGATTCGGCGACCTGTCTGTTAATGTCGATCGGCGAGTGACTACCGTGGATGGAATCCTGCGAATCCTGCTGGGGAGGTGA